In a single window of the Acyrthosiphon pisum isolate AL4f chromosome X, pea_aphid_22Mar2018_4r6ur, whole genome shotgun sequence genome:
- the LOC100570644 gene encoding disks large homolog 5-like translates to MSSNSTIENPKNTDRSNDRKRDANSNRERNYDRLKQQCDKAMDELMMLRKQHGEIMRRFDQSRKELEYYRDRNKVLINRIEQADQESSSLSTELNAEKPILNRSEQVISEVDTASGDSHNDHFISYDSRPEDYETHTTHSAAVEKMDMMKDEINQLKKQCNELFKERDIAFREKDGLKQQYIAAIHQLNLTVQERNDLQDAIQKIQQPNTEAFVEMKAAVAFSVKSRTELKKLKEAHDSAVKEYGLIMSERNNVLNELEKLSEDLSQAYNKNKLLENEIKSCRDEKKTLQLHVESLKREISSALHDRDKILKECNDYQERFGEITTKNESQRVFKSLLNYDSSSERERKNRNNSREQDASLDLFNSCQKERIDNLDVANQEIERLRNLANKYYNKLDESLEEAKISKRRRDWAFSERDKIMLERESIRTLCASLRKQRDDAVSKLALAIRDCDDILKQKSDTVKELNYFKEKMEVELEKEICLLQLQATGRTNEDLGIDLLGGRDDPLYPNDNAIYITSVNEGSVAARKLRVNDCILKVNSLDCTSISKQLVLETIRSLSSATLVVRRRKPASPSRSFFTTQLQVNNCDHGISLETGVYINKITPGSLAAKDGNLDVGDRVLSINNTSVENIKQSREAMLLLYEPGDVLTITTMKSTYCAGNCGSGRNRESYKKPQYVQSRRVMVDVPEKPHRNPSHVNNSISEKDQEDAIAELDSVIDAFKLHPVPPTNTKYLCHHRKSKELDKIGGTWPKVRSVSVIEHGTGTTLLPHKNKERLPLSVLLNNPLSSSSQNNSKTVTSPKDFSVRSGKVGKDLMDYYVKMKTGKYKNSGTESNAGDSLATRPTSQNMYLPSSTNANHLTIPQYSRYSQPSPSHSGKSMFDCLEPPYTHVSQFNHSRSQSVDMDYNRNINGSPHRIMTNTGYCGEDKPESYHGYEVGTFPRKKETPRFRISSNPSVTNKSSGGAVGISTEGIKRSISSKTDSPMLTFRVEVLNPRQISKPANKRQTVYDWASKYFKRPILRDVQSGPLYGELRRICIEKSGEPLGIQIFCVDNSGVFISSVTNEHSVAYKVGIRVGDQLLEFCGINLSCATYELAANVVQNCGNSVTILVQFKPDKYHELKRAKSSTRSRSETPTPCSSPTLSFSPTKKM, encoded by the exons atgTCATCAAACAGTACTATTGAAAATCCTAAAAATACTG ATCGAAGTAATGATCGCAAACGAGATGCTAATAGTAACCGTGAACGTAATTATGATAGATTAAAGCAACAATGTGATAAAGCAATGGATGAGTTGATGATGTTGagaaa ACAGCATGGAGAAATAATGCGAAGATTCGATCAGTCAAGAAAAGAATTGGAATACTATCGGGATCGAAATAAAGTTTTGATTAATCGAATTGAACAGGCTGACCAAGAATCATCTTCATTAAGTACTGAACTAAATGCCGAAAAACCTATTTTGAATAGATCCGAACAG gttATTTCTGAAGTTGATACAGCAAGTGGAGATTCGCATAATGATCACTTCATCTCATATGATTCAAGGCCGGAAGATTATGAAACTCACACTACTCATTCAGCAGCTGTTGAAAAAATGGACATGATGAAAGATGAAATTAATCaactaaaaaaacaatgtaatgaattatttaaagaacGTGATATAGCTTTTCGAGAAAAAGATGGTTTAAAACAACAGTATATAGCTGCTATACACCAATTGAATTTAACAGTTCAAGAACGTAATGATCTTCAAGATGCTATACAAAAAATTCAACAACCTAATACAGAAGCATTCGTAGAAATGAAAGCTGCTGTTGCTTTTAGTGTTAAAAGTAGAACAgaacttaaaaaattgaaagaagCTCATGATTCTGCTGTTAAAGAATATGGACTCATTATGAGTGAACGAAATAATGTTCTTAATGAACTCGAAAAGCTCTCTGAAGATTTATCTCAagcttacaacaaaaataaattattggaaaatgaaataaaatcttGTAGAGATGAAAAGAAAACTCTACAATTGCACGTTGAATCATTAAAACGTGAAATATCATCAGCATTACACGATCGTGATAAAATACTTAAAGAATGTAATGATTATCAGGAAAGATTTGGAGAGATAACAACTAAAAATGAATCTCAAAGAGTATTTAAAAGTCTTTTAAATTATGACTCCAGTAGTGAAAGAGaaagaaaaaatagaaataattcaCGAGAACAAGATGCTTCTTTAGATTTATTTAACTCTTGTCAAAAAGAACGTATAGATAATCTAGATGTAGCTAATCAGGAAATTGAACGTTTAAGAAATTtagcaaataaatattataataaattagatgaGTCTCTAGAGGAagcaaaaatatctaaaagacGTCGTGATTGGGCTTTTAGTGAACGCGATAAAATTATGTTAGAGCGTGAAAGTATACGAACCCTCTGTGCCAGTTTAAGAAAACAGCGTGATGATGCTGTGAGCAAGTTAGCGCTTGCTATTAGAGACTGTgatgatatattaaaacaaaaaagtgaTACAGTTAAAGAActcaattattttaa GGAAAAAATGGAAGTTGAATTAGAAAAAGAAATTTGTTTACTTCAATTACAGGCTACTGGTC GGACAAATGAAGATTTAGGAATTGATTTACTTGGTGGAAGAGATGATCCTTTGTATCCCAATGataatgcaatttatataaCATCTGTCAATGAAGGAAGTGTTGCAGCAAGGAAATTGAG AGTTAATGATTGCATATTAAAAGTGAATAGCCTTGATTGTACATCAATTAGTAAGCAATTAGTTTTGGAGACTATAAGATCATTAAGCAGTGCTACTTTGGTTGTAAGACGAAGAAAGCCTGCTTCTCCATCTAGGAGTTTTTTCACAACTCAACTTCAAGTAAATAATTGTGATCATGGAATCTCATTGGAAACTggtgtatacattaataaaataaccccTGGATCTCTGGCTGCTAAAGATGGAAATTTAGATGTTGGTGATAGAGTATTAAGT attaATAACACATcagtagaaaatataaaacaatcaaGAGAAGCAATGCTATTACTGTATGAACCTGGTGATGTATTAACCATTACTACTATGAAATCAACATATTGTGCTGGAAATTGTGGTTCTGGTCGAAATCgtg AATCCTATAAAAAACCTCAATATGTTCAGTCAAGAAGAGTGATGGTCGATGTACCAGAAAAACCTCATAGAAATCCTTCACATGTCAATAATTCTATCTCTGAGAAAGATCAAGAGGATGCTATAGCAGAATTAGATTCTGTAATTGATGCTTTTAAACTACATCCTGTACCCCCAACTAATACTAAATATCtttg tcatcaTAGAAAATCTAAGGAATTAGACAAGATTGGTGGTACTTGGCCAAAAGTTAGAAGTGTCTCTGTAATTGAACATGGAACTGGTACAACACTTCTTCCTCATAAAAATAAGGAACGTTTGCCACTGTCCGTACTTTTAAATAATCCTCTGTCTTCCTCatcacaaaataattcaaaaactgttACTTCACCTAAAGATTTCTCTGTCag gtctGGTAAAGTTGGTAAAGACTTAATGGACTATTATGTTAAAATGAAAactggtaaatataaaaatagcgGTACTGAAAGTAATGCAGGGGATAGCCTAGCAACAAGACCTACatcacaaaatatgtatttaccatCATCAACCAATGCTAATCATTTGACCATTCCACAATACAGTAGATATTCTCAACCATCTCCATCTCATAGCGGGAAATCAATGTTTGACTGTTTGGAACCGCCTTACACTCATGTTTCTCaa tttaatcACAGTCGCTCTCAGTCGGTTGATATGGAttacaatagaaatataaatgGATCACCTCATCGCATTATGACTAATACCGGCTATTGTGGTGAAGATAAGCCAGAATCTTATCATGGTTATGAAGTTGGTACATTTCCTAGAAAGAAAGAAACTCCTAGATTTAg AATCAGTTCCAACCCAAGTGTGACTAATAAAAGTAGTGGTGGTGCAGTTGGCATATCGACTGAGGGTATTAAGAGATCTATAAGTAGTAAAACGGACAGCCCAATGCTTACTTTTAGAGTTGAAGTTCTTAATCCTAGACAAATATCTAAGCCTGCTAATAAGCGACAAACTGTATATGATTGGGCATCAAA atATTTCAAAAGACCAATTCTAAGAGATGTTCAAAGTGGTCCATTATATGGCGAGTTGAGACGGATCTGTATAGAGAAATCAGGCGAACCTCTAGGAATTCAGATATTTTGTGTTGACAATAGTGGAGTTTTTATATCTTCTGTTACTAATGAACATAGTGTGGCTTACAAAGTCGGTATTCGAGTTGGAGATCAGCTATTAGAATTCTGCGGAATAAATTTGAGTTGTGCAACATATGAGTTAGCTGCAAATGTTGTACAGAATTGTGGAAACTCAGTTACCATACTCGTACAATTCAAACCAGATA AATACCACGAGCTAAAACGGGCCAAAAGTTCAACAAGGAGCCGTTCAGAAACTCCAACACCGTGCAGTTCACCTACTTTGAGCTTCTCACCTAccaaaaaaatgtga
- the LOC107885904 gene encoding uncharacterized protein LOC107885904, producing the protein MVMLCLVQSGIYSNRTIKAKGCRKMFVNFTALLIKCGRQDLLNKSIGVLAKYYHVCLNHSSKNMFSSANKSQLLPKAVPTEFEECYNVSVEKIGLDISTVDNNCLDETVFDLSVVRILPPSKENRLISVTCNIVVHTDGSNKNNNNSAYIKKYSQPQLHKKTIVKPV; encoded by the exons atggttatGTTGTGTTTAGTCCAAAGTGGCATTTATTCCAATAGGACAATAAAAGCAAAAGGATGCAG GAAAATGTTTGTAAACTTTACGgcattgttaataaaatgtggGCGACAAGATTTGCTAAACAAATCGATTGGTGTACTGGCTAAGTACTACCATGTTTGTTTGAACCATTCTagcaaaaatatgttttcaagtGCCAACAAGTCTCAACTATTACCAAAGGCAGTTCCTACAGAATtcg aggAATGTTATAATGTATCTGTCGAAAAAATTGGACTAGACATTTCAACAGTGGATAACAATTGTCTTGATGAAACAGTTTTTGATTTATCAGTTGTCAGAATTCTACCACCATCTAAAGAAAATCGATTAATTTCTGTTACTT gtaacatTGTTGTTCATACAGATGGAtccaacaaaaataacaataatagtgcctacataaaaaaatattctcaacCACAACTTCACAAAAAAACTATTGTCAAGCCAGTTTAG
- the LOC107885895 gene encoding glucose dehydrogenase [FAD, quinone]-like codes for MEAVSALIVSSLGKKISVLSILYATIIYFQGDVTDTGPGINDQPIDKLLSNYDFIIVGGGSAGAVLANRLTEVENWNVLLIEAGGHETVLSNVPLLVASEHLSEINWKFKTEPQNTACLAMNNKRCNWPRGKVLGGSSVLNNMLYARGNPNDYENWLKQGNLGWGYNDVLHYFKKSEDNKDSSLARTQYHSAGGYLTVSEAPYKTPLAEAFISAGQEMGYGIHDLNGQHQNGFMVPQGTIRNGSRCSTAKAFLRPARLRKNLHVILNTTVTRIKIDPITNITSGVEMVKNNITYYVKVHKEVLLSAGPINSPQLLMLSGIGPKKHLAEMGIPIISDLNVGKNLQDHIGLGGLMFLIDKEVSLTHKRRENLDLLLSYGSKGEGPLTVMGGIEGMAFINTKSSNLSEDKPDIGLNIMSGSSVSGIGGINTWKAHGLKEMFYQSMYKSILDKDVWSAIPILMKPKSRGEILLRSTDPFEYPKISPNYLTAREDVDTLVRGIKFVLEMAQTKPLVEVGSHLYDAPFPSCQTVPWHSHAYWECMVRHYTVSTYHPVGTAKMGPKWDKTAVVDPMLQVYGVYGLRVVDSSIMPTLVTANSNAPVIVVGSRNPENII; via the exons atgGAGGCGGTATCCGCATTAATAGTTTCAAGCTTGGGAAAGAAAATTAGCGTTCTGTCCATTTTGTACGCGACCATTATTTACTTCCAAGGCGATGTAACAGACACTGGTCCAGGGATCAATGACCAGCCTATAGACAAGTTACTCAGTAATTACGATTTTATAATAGTCGGGGGCGGATCggcag GTGCGGTGCTGGCAAATAGATTAACTGAAGTCGAAAACTGGAATGTACTTCTAATAGAAGCTGGTGGACATGAAACGGTACTATCAAACGTGCCTTTGTTGGTTGCCAGCGAGCACCTATCTGAGataaattggaaatttaaaaccgAACCTCAGAATACAGCGTGTTTGG ccATGAATAATAAAAGGTGTAATTGGCCTCGTGGTAAAGTTCTAGGCGGGTCTAGCGTTTTAAACAATATGTTGTATGCGCGTGGAAACCCAAATGACTATGAAAACTGGTTGAAACAAGGTAATTTAGGTTGGGGGTACAATGACGTGCTCCACTACTTTAAAAAATCGGAGGACAACAAAGACTCATCCTTAGCGCGTACCCAATACCATTCGGCTGGTGGCTATCTAACGGTGTCGGAAGCGCCGTACAAAACTCCATTAGCTGAAGCGTTCATCTCGGCTGGACAAGAAATGGGATACGGTATACACGACCTAAATGGCCAACATCAAAATGGTTTTATGGTACCACAAGGAACCATCAGAAATGGTTCAAGGTGCAGTACGGCGAAAGCATTCTTGAGACCAGCCAGACTGCGAAAAAACTTGCACGTGATCCTCAACACGACGGTCACACGTATTAAAATTGATCCTATAACAAACATAACGTCTGGAGTtgaaatggtaaaaaataacattacgtATTACGTTAAGGTGCATAAAGAGGTACTGTTATCAGCAGGACCTATTAATTCTCCACAGCTACTTATGCTATCGGGAATAGGTCCTAAAAAACATCTTGCAGAAatgggtatacctattatttccGATTTGAACGTCGGGAAAAATCTACAAGACCACATCGGACTTGGTGGTCTGATGTTTTTGATTGACAAAGAG gtGTCACTAACGCACAAGAGAAGGGAAAACCTCGATTTATTACTCAGCTATGGGTCGAAGGGTGAAGGGCCACTAACGGTCATGGGTGGTATAGAAGGAATGGcgtttattaatacaaaaagcAGCAATCTATCAGAAGACAAACCTGACATCGGATTGAACATTATGTCTGGTTCCTCCGTTTCTGGAATTGGTGGAATTAATACGTGGAAAGCTCACGGACTAAAAGAAATGTTTTATCAATCGATGTATAAATCGATTCTCGACAAAGACGTTTGGTCTGCTATACCA ATATTGATGAAGCCCAAGAGCCGAGGTGAAATTCTGTTGCGCAGCACTGACCCGTTCGAATATCCTAAGATCTCACCCAACTACTTGACGGCCAGAGAGGACGTGGACACGCTGGTGAGGGGTATCAAGTTTGTGTTAGAAATGGCCCAGACCAAGCCTCTTGTTGAGGTTGGAAGCCATCTGTATGACGCACCGTTCCCCAGTTGTCAGACCGTGCCGTGGCACTCGCACGCTTACTGGGAATGCATGGTCCGGCACTACACCGTGTCCACATACCACCCAGTCGGTACAGCTAAGATGGGTCCCAAGTGGGATAAGACCGCTGTTGTGGACCCAATGCTTCAGGTGTACGGCGTCTATGGACTCCGCGTGGTGGACTCGTCCATCATGCCCACGCTGGTCACGGCCAACAGCAACGCGCCG